One window of the Trifolium pratense cultivar HEN17-A07 linkage group LG2, ARS_RC_1.1, whole genome shotgun sequence genome contains the following:
- the LOC123905269 gene encoding uncharacterized protein LOC123905269: protein MNPDEENFDDDNVDDDIDDIPPAPGVGRGRGRAPRRRALPRRVVRNRWLEGMPKSRTVDGVEEEYDSYDDDDDHEDEEIADIALLAPQNELLIDRHGRPIIMPYTATDLQPQNPANKAINNALKSKFQAPYLNWTEVRADERGYQQFWNGFRSQVTWLNHHTAAIERIFNKKATKRLSTLLFEARKKIKKDPSKPPLWLAGNSYPMLCRRWEEEEYIAKCIKNKANRNTDEANRACVHSGGSKSAGTLRLEFIQQFGRPPTFMEMNDMMHRYADSGEWTGARAQEVSRLTQIWVEEYNASQLRLPPHRRDNEDVRRNKMSLAFVKNAGGATRGRKFAAGCTSSLYASDPTGLRDVTYTSSSSSSTGRSRPTQREETDDEYEARMRATYREEFRDDWFYSQAKATTDQLLELLYSCMPQERKDEGSSHLLVQSRLFQD, encoded by the exons atgaatccagatgaagaaaattttgatgatgacaatgtCGATGATGACATTGATGATATTCCACCAGCACCGGGTGTCGGACGCGGACGCGGACGCGCTCCACGTAGACGTGCTTTACCCCGCCGCGTTGTTCGGAATCGATGGTTGGAGGGTATGCCCAAGTCTCGAACCGTAGACGGTGTGGAAGAGGAGTACGACTCCTACGACGACGATGATGACCACGAGGACGAGGAAATAGCCGATATTGCACTTTTAGCTCCTCAAAATGAATTGTTGATTGACCGGCATGGTAGACCCATCATCATGCCATATACCGCCACAga TTTGCAACCCCAAAATCCGGCGAATAAGGCAATCAATAATGCATTGAAATCCAAATTCCAGGCTCCATATCTCAACTGGACGGAGGTCAGGGCAGATGAGCGTggatatcaacaattttggaatggcttcagg TCGCAAGTAACTTGGCTGAATCACCACACAGCGGCTATTGAGcgtatattcaacaaaaaagccaccaagcgtctgtcgaccttactttttgaagcgcggaaaaagattaaaaaggatCCTTCAAAACCACCACTTTGGCTCGCTGGCAATTCATACCCTATGCTCTGCCGCAGATGGGAAGAGGAAGAGTATATTGCAAAGTGTATAAAGAACAAAGCCAACAGAAATACTGATGAAGCCAATCGTGCGTGCGTACACTCTGGAGGGTCTAAATCTGCCGGAACGCTTCGTCTTGAGTTCATCCAACAATTTGGTCGTCCACCCACCTTTATGGAGATGAATGACATGATGCACCGGTATGCAGATTCCGGTGAGTGGACGGGGGCAAGGGCGCAAGAAGTGTCG agGTTGACGCAAATTTGGGTTGAAGAATATAATGCAAGCCAACTACGACTACCACCTCATAGGCGAGATAATGAGGATGTTCGTCGAAACAAGATGTCGTTGGCTTTTGTTAAGAATGCTGGTGGTGCGACTCGAGGTCGCAAATTCGCTGCTGGGTGTACATCTTCTCTATATGCAAGTGACCCAACTGGTTTGAGAGATGTCACTtacacatcttcatcttcatcgagTACAGGACGCTCTCGTCCAACTCAAAGAGAGGAAACCGATGATGAGTATGAAGCGCGAATGAGGGCCACGTATAGAGAAGAATTTCGCGATGA
- the LOC123905270 gene encoding uncharacterized protein LOC123905270, translated as MDNMITNVLGFNTPIYVPNDVDDPADDEYDADVNVERPNEEAQRFFDLLKETNTPLCEGSRDSKLTVCIRLLGIKSECLVSEYTMDLITKLMLDITIDRPLDLPKNYYEARQLVAKLGLGAKRIDCCVNGCMLYYSNEFGVDDGALLECKFCQEPRYRVTRNSRSVRRKPIPRKAMFYLPIIPRLQRLYASMQTASKMTWHRENYERRKMSDGFTPYTQVSATPYSCWPVLVTPYNLPPDMCMSKPYMFLAAVIPGPSSPTVGIDIYLQPLIDDLKRLWNGVATYDINQKRNFNMRGALMWTINDFPAYGMLSGWGTHGKLGCPICMMDTKAFWLENGGKATWFDCHRRFLPTDHPFRRNKNAFVHGDTETRDPPDYLTSRQVWNKVKDIPKVEVVGGVASKPRGYGQTHNWTKRSIFWDQPKNER; from the exons ATGGACAATATGATAACTAATGTCCTTGGGTTTAATACGCCGATTTATGTGCCAAATGATGTCGACGACCCTGCTGATGATGAATATGACGCTGATGTTAACGTCGAGAGACCAAATGAGGAAGCCCAGCGattttttgatcttttgaaaGAGACAAATACACCGTTGTGTGAAGGCTCTCGAGACTCAAAGTTAACGGTGTGTATTAGACTTTTGGGTATCAAGTCTGAATGTCTTGTTTCAGAATACACCATGGACTTGATAACAAAATTGATGTTGGATATAACAATAGACCGTCCTCTTGatttgccaaaaaattattacgAAGCAAGACAATTGGTTGCAAAGTTAGGACTCGGAGCGAAGAGAATTGACTGTTGTGTTAACGGGTGTATGTTGTACTATAGCAACGAATTTGGTGTAGATGACGGTGCATTACttgaatgtaaattttgtcaagaaccaagatATCGTGTAACAAGAAATTCACGGTCAGTCAGAAGGAAGCCAATCCCAAGAAAGGCGATGTTCTATTTACCCATAATACCAAGGTTGCAAAGGTTGTATGCATCGATGCAAACAGCCAGTAAAATGACATGGCATCGTGAAAACTatgaaaggagaaaaatgtcag ATGGATTTACACCATATACTCAAGTATCAGCCACTCCATATTCATGTTGGCCTGTTCTGGTTACCCCGTACAATCTTCCTCCTGATATGTGCATGTCAAAACCTTACATGTTTTTAGCCGCTGTAATACCAGGCCCATCTAGTCCAACTGTTGGTATTGATATCTATTTACAAcctttgattgatgatttgaagaGATTGTGGAACGGTGTTGCGACATATGATATCAACCAAAAACGAAATTTCAATATGAGAGGAGCTTTGATGTGGACCATTAATGATTTTCCTGCATATGGGATGTTGTCTGGATGGGGGACACATGGTAAACTAGGATGTCCTATTTGCATGATGGACACCAAAGCGTTTTGGTTAGAAAACGGTGGGAAGGCTACTTGGTTTGACTGTCATCGTCGGTTCTTGCCTACTGATCATCCgtttagaagaaataaaaatgcttTTGTTCATGGTGACACCGAGACTCGTGATCCACCAGATTATTTGACATCCCGACAAGTCTGGAACAAAGTGAAAGATATTCCAAAGGTTGAGGTTGTAGGTGGTGTTGCATCTAAACCGCGTGGTTATGGACAAACACACAACTGGACAAAAAGAAGTATCTTTTGGGATCAGCC GAAAAACGAAAGATAA
- the LOC123908628 gene encoding uncharacterized protein LOC123908628 has product MVLLLKALTMSPKKESPIDFEASQKNRKWEESLSNHELFKDQKHDQGKRKSIFDIELHMKTPLPSDKWQQYLTVQSGQIHLCNTRMNMKTQESKREWPLPEKTSLGQISLDLELNLTCESLKKKDESNYENFEKKRKINLVNELSISKSSKNDSNVLSTTPSWLSSSNGDDDYKEMIATVCMKCHMLVMLCKSSPSCPNCKFMHPPQDQNTSKFLKGTRFSFLS; this is encoded by the exons ATGGTCTTACTTCTGAAAGCACTAACCATGAGTCCAAAGAAAGAATCTCCTATAGATTTTGAAGCTTCACAAAAGAATAGAAAATGGGAAGAATCACTTTCTAATCATGAATTATTTAAGGATCAAAAACATGATCAAGGGAAAAGAaaatccatctttgatatagaACTTCACATGAAAACACCTTTGCCTTCAGATAAATGGCAACAATACCTCACTGTTCag TCAGGGCAAATACACTTGTGTAACACAAGGATGAATATGAAAACACAAGAATCAAAGAGAGAGTGGCCTTTACCTGAAAAAACATCACTTGGTCAAATAAGCTTAGACCTTGAGCTTAATTTGACATGTGAGTCATTGAAGAAAAAAGATGAAAGTAATTATGAGAATTTtgagaagaagaggaagattAATCTAGTGAATGAATTATCAATTAGCAAGAGTAGTAAAAATGATTCAAATGTTTTAAGTACTACTCCATCATGGTTATCATCATCAAATGGTGATGATGATTACAAAGAAATGATTGCAACAGTTTGTATGAAGTGTCACATGTTGGTAATGCTTTGCAAATCATCTCCTTCTTGTCCTAATTGCAAATTCATGCATCCACCACAAGATCAGAACACTTCTAAATTTTTGAAGGGAACAAGGTTTAGTTTCTTGTCATAA
- the LOC123911263 gene encoding uncharacterized protein LOC123911263, which translates to MKSHDCHVFFQTLLPIAFSSLPQHVLNPLIEISQFFKNLCSTTLREADLIKMENDIPLILCKLERIFPPALFDSMEHVVVHLAYEARLGGPVQYRWMYPFERFMGYAKRAVKNKARVEGSICATYLHRETIYFCSHYFKDTLSSSHIRNETETSRPVRIHPLNMSIFSLPGRNGGGEKVLYPGDKVLYSAHVHLLINCNEVEPYLQMFLTQHTSAQINSEFPAWFKEYMYQQTPATRVIQHLRNLSDGPKSTVKQWHTYFVNGYRFETHSWSEGKTTVNSGVCMKGVTENGEGDFYGVIENIFEIEYNYLDYKKTVVLFYCKWFDPSNRGTRYDSKTNTVDIKMNKHYPLYDPFAMAHNVRQVHYVPYPSTTRDKRGWCAAITSKPRGLIEKNEIDEREDEPYQEDEMSNVDDVIAVETFNQLCVQEEAEEVPSDGDVDEEDVEANGDDEGSDDEDVSDWDDN; encoded by the exons ATGAAAAGTCATGATTGTCATGTTTTTTTCCAGACTTTACTTCCGATTGCATTTAGTTCTTTACCCCAACATGTATTGAATCCGCTTATTGAAATCAGTCAATTTTTCAAGAATTTGTGTTCGACAACGCTAAGAGAGgctgatctcatcaagatgGAAAATGACATTCCACTGATCTTGTGTAAGTTGGAGAGAATATTTCCTCCTGCCTTGTTTGATTCTATGGAGCATGTTGTGGTGCATCTTGCATACGAGGCTAGGCTTGGTGGGCCAGTTCAATATAGATGGATGTACCCGTTCGAAAGGTTCATGGGTTATGCAAAACGTGCCGTGAAAAACAAAGCTAGGGTCGAAGGCTCAATTTGTGCAACATACTTACACCGCGAAACAATTTACTTTTGTTCGCATTACTTCAAAGACACGTTGTCATCAAGTCATATTCGCAATGAAACTGAAACATCTCGGCCTGTGAGAATTCACCCATTAAACATGTCAATATTCAGCTTGCCTGGTCGTAATGGTGGTGGTGAGAAAGTGTTGTATCCTGGTGACAAAGTTCTCTATTCGGCGCATGTTCACTTGCTGATTAATTGCAATGAAGTCGAGCCATATTTACa GATGTTTTTAACACAACATACTTCTGCTCAAATCAATTCGGAATTTCCAGCATGGTTCAAAGAATACATGTACCAACAAACACCCGCAACTCGTGTCATACAACACTTGAGAAACTTATCTGATGGCCCAAAGTCAACCGTTAAACAATGGCACACCTACTTTGTCAATGGTTACAGATTTGAGACACACAGTTGGAGTGAAGGAAAAACAACAGTAAACAGTGGAGTGTGTATGAAAGGTGTGACTGAAAATGGTGAAGGAGATTTTTACGGTGTCATTGAGAACATATTTGAAATCGAATACAATTACCTTGATTACAAGAAAACAGTCGTGTTGTTTTACTGTAAATGGTTTGATCCTTCAAATAGAGGTACCAGATATGATTCAAAGACTAATACCGTGGacataaaaatgaacaaacattATCCATTGTATGATCCGTTTGCTATGGCTCATAACGTCAGACAAGTTCACTATGTCCCTTATCCATCGACTACAAGGGATAAGCGAGGTTGGTGTGCCGCAATAACATCAAAACCAAGGGGTctgattgaaaaaaatgagatagatgAACGTGAAGATGAACCATATCAGGAAGATGAGATGTCCAATGTTGATGATGTCATTGCAGTTGAAACTTTTAATCAACTTTGTGTACAAGAAGAAGCCGAAGAAGTACCTTCTGATGGTGATGTTGATGAAGAGGACGTCGAAGCtaatggtgatgatgaaggcagtgatgatgaagatgtatcagattgggatgacaattaa